One region of Juglans microcarpa x Juglans regia isolate MS1-56 chromosome 7S, Jm3101_v1.0, whole genome shotgun sequence genomic DNA includes:
- the LOC121241424 gene encoding putative disease resistance RPP13-like protein 1: MTRACATDILLFNFITVRIFLQPELALLFAKKKKKKKKNLPSFPLISLIPKKKNMADQVGLAFLSASLNVLFDRMASREVLHFMMGRKPTEALLRNLKNAIQSVKFVLEDAEEKQLTDSFVKDWVDELKDVIYDAEDILDEIATEALQRKLQDAESSTTALDKVRDRFSRTFLDTFVNEVETKIEEVLDRLDDLVKAKDFMGLQVGVGEKQYPERLSTNSCVLESDTFGRDEDKEEVIDILLSSDVRGNEMCVIAIVGMGGIGKTTLAQLAYNDSRVEQHFNLKIWFCVSEEFAMPMVEKSIIEAATSSPCPEFKNPEQLRVILKKSLTGKKFLLVLDDVWSEKPIHREFLGQLLRYGARGSTILVTTRNDSVSLAMHAIATHHLKLLPKDDCWSLFEKHAFRNGSSNADPKIKKIGTQIVEKCKGLPLAIKAIGDLLWSESNVERWTNILKSNLWDLPMEGTYILPVLRLSYKYLPSYLKRCFAYCSIFPKGHIFKKDQLVLLWMAEGFLQQSKILTTEEVGNRCFDALVSRSLFQQLSHETKSGFVMHDLVNDLAKSMAGQFGTDSLKKIVKMTRYVSYFDESLGTLRDIEADLLKAKQLRTFLALRFPRVECWENKMPRTILCLRVLSLGSIGYGITTLPDSIGEMKYLRYLDVSSAKFNRLPDSICNLCNLQTLKLSCCRNLDRLPRDMWKLINLRHLEIDATDKLKEMPIKMGRLNCLQTLTKFVVSDSKHDNAIGASIGELGKLKNLRGILLIQELQSVRSVDEALDASLKDKGYLEKLVLKYKPDPLGISESQRGVLENLQPHENLKSLTIDYYSGEGFPDWIGRLTSLSELNLFNCKYCSALPPLGQLPFLEKLWISGLHRVVNVGPEFYGNSSNSSMKPFGSLKFLRLENMLNLENWFHLGAENEVETFSQLEDLYIRNCPKLRGRLPV; encoded by the coding sequence ATGACCAGAGCATGTGCCACTGACATTCtcctatttaattttattacagTAAGAATTTTCTTGCAACCTGAGCTTGCTTTGctgtttgcaaaaaaaaaaaaaaaaaaaaaaaaaaaccttcctTCATTTCCCTTGATTTCTCTCATTCCGAAGAAGAAAAACATGGCTGATCAGGTGGGCTTGGCATTTCTCTCTGCTTCACTCAACGTGTTGTTTGACAGAATGGCATCTCGTGAGGTGCTTCACTTCATGATGGGAAGAAAACCAACCGAAGCGCTCTTAAGGAACTTGAAGAATGCAATCCAGTCTGTGAAGTTTGTGCTTGAAGACGCGGAGGAAAAGCAACTTACGGATTCTTTTGTGAAAGACTGGGTTGATGAGTTGAAGGATGTTATCTACGACGCGGAGGACATCTTGGATGAGATTGCTACTGAAGCCTTGCAAAGAAAGCTGCAGGACGCTGAATCTAGTACCACTGCACTAGATAAGGTACGAGACCGCTTCTCTCGTACTTTCCTTGATACTTTTGTCAATGAAGTAGAGACAAAAATAGAAGAGGTACTTGATAGACTAGACGATCTAGTAAAAGCAAAGGATTTTATGGGTCTACAAGTAGGAGTTGGGGAAAAACAATATCCAGAAAGGCTGTCCACTAATTCTTGCGTCTTAGAGTCCGACACTTTCGGTAGGGATGAGGACAAGGAAGAAGTAATTGACATATTGCTCTCGTCTGATGTGAGAGGAAATGAAATGTGCGTGATTGCCATCGTTGGCATGGGGGGAATCGGCAAGACTACCCTTGCTCAACTGGCATACAATGACAGTCGGGTGGAACAACATTTCAACCTTAAAATATGGTTTTGTGTTTCAGAAGAATTTGCTATGCCCATGGTAGAGAAATCTATTATAGAGGCAGCAACTTCGTCACCTTGTCCTGAATTTAAGAATCCAGAGCAGCTTCGAGTTATACTAAAGAAGAGTTTGACGGGGAAGAAATTTCTCCTTGTTTTGGATGatgtttggagtgagaaaccCATTCATCGGGAGTTCCTAGGCCAGCTCTTGCGATATGGGGCTCGAGGAAGTACGATCCTTGTCACCACAAGGAATGATAGCGTTTCATTGGCCATGCACGCTATTGCAACTCATCATCTAAAGCTATTACCAAAGGATGATTGTTGGTCCCTTTTTGAAAAGCATGCATTTCGTAATGGTAGCTCCAACGCAGAtccaaagataaaaaaaataggtacTCAAATTGTGGAAAAGTGCAAAGGTCTACCTTTAGCAATCAAAGCCATTGGCGATCTCTTGTGGTCTGAATCAAATGTCGAGAGATGGACGAATATATTGAAAAGCAATTTATGGGATCTTCCCATGGAGGGGACATACATTCTTCCGGTTTTGAGGTTAAGTTATAAGTATCTCCcctcatatttaaaaagatgcTTTGCTTATTGTTCGATATTTCCAAAAGGCCATATTTTTAAGAAAGATCAATTAGTTTTGTTATGGATGGCGGAAGGCTTCTTACAACAATCCAAAATACTAACTACGGAAGAAGTTGGCAATCGTTGCTTCGATGCTCTTGTATCAAGATCATTATTTCAACAATTAAGTCATGAAACTAAGTCAGGTTTTGTAATGCATGATCTTGTCAACGACTTGGCAAAATCCATGGCTGGGCAATTTGGCACtgatagtttaaaaaaaattgtgaagatGACTCGCTATGTATCGTATTTCGATGAAAGTTTGGGTACGTTGCGGGATATTGAAGCTGATCTTTTAAAGGCCAAACAATTGCGCACTTTCCTTGCATTACGTTTTCCAAGAGTAGAGTGTTGGGAAAACAAAATGCCAAGGACAATATTGTGCTTAAGAGTTCTCTCCCTAGGCAGCATAGGCTATGGGATTACTACGTTGCCTGATTCAATAGGCGAGATGAAATATCTACGTTATTTGGATGTTTCTTCGGCAAAATTTAACAGGTTGCCCGATTCCATATGTAATTTGTGCAATTTGCAAACATTGAAGTTATCATGTTGTAGGAATTTGGATAGATTGCCAAGAGATATGTGGAAACTCATTAATTTACGTCATCTTGAAATTGATGCAACTGACAAATTAAAGGAGATGCCGATAAAAATGGGTAGATTAAATTGTCTCCAGACGTTGACAAAATTCGTCGTCAGCGACAGCAAACATGACAATGCCATTGGGGCTAGCATTGGAGAATTGggaaaactaaaaaatcttCGAGGAATTCTTTTAATTCAAGAGCTCCAAAGTGTTAGATCAGTCGATGAAGCTTTGGATGCAAGCTTGAAGGATAAGGGTTACCTCGAGAAGTTGGTGTTAAAATATAAGCCTGATCCACTTGGTATTTCGGAAAGTCAAAGAGGTGTACTTGAAAATCTGCAGCCGCATGAAAACTTGAAAAGTCTCACCATCGACTACTACAGCGGGGAAGGTTTTCCTGATTGGATAGGAAGGCTTACTTCATTGTCTGAGTTGAATTTATTTAATTGCAAATATTGTAGTGCCTTGCCACCCCTTGGGCAGCTACCTTTTCTTGAGAAACTCTGGATTAGTGGGCTGCATAGAGTTGTTAATGTGGGTCCAGAGTTTTATGGAAATAGTAGTAATTCTTCAATGAAGCCATTTGGAAGCTTGAAATTTCTGCGGTTGGAGAATATGTTGAATTTGGAAAACTGGTTTCATTTGGGTgctgaaaatgaagttgaaacttTTTCTCAACTTGAAGATTTATATATTAGAAACTGCCCCAAGCTGAGAGGAAGGTTGCCTGTATAG
- the LOC121241023 gene encoding xanthoxin dehydrogenase-like isoform X3 has product MSAAKFGGESSLPGQRLLGKVALITGGATGIGESIARLFHKNGAKVCIVDLQDNLGQHVCDTLGGEPNSCYFHCDVTKEDDVFRAVDFTVSKFGTLDVMVNNAGLLGSPCPDIRSADISEFEKLFDVNVKGVFLGMKHAARIMIPLKKGSIISLCSVASAIGGLGPHAYTGSKHAVLGLTKNVAAELGLHGIRVNCVSPYAVPTGLALAHLPEEERTEDAMAGFRDFTGRNANLQGVELTTDDVANAVLFLASDEARYVSGANLMVDGGFTCSNHSLRVFR; this is encoded by the exons ATGTCTGCTGCCAAATTTGGTGGTGAGTCTTCCCTTCCAGGCCAAAG ATTATTGGGGAAAGTGGCATTGATCACTGGAGGAGCCACTGGTATTGGAGAGAGCATTGCGCGCCTATTCCACAAAAATGGTGCAAAAGTTTGTATAGTTGACTTACAGGACAACCTTGGCCAGCATGTCTGTGATACCCTTGGTGGTGAACCAAACTCTTGTTATTTCCATTGTGATGTCACCAAAGAAGATGATGTTTTCCGTGCAGTTGACTTCACTGTCAGTAAATTTGGTACACTTGACGTCATGGTCAATAATGCTGGTTTGTTAGGTTCACCGTGTCCCGATATCCGCAGTGCAGACATATCGGAGTTTGAGAAGTTATTTGATGTAAATGTGAAGGGAGTCTTCCTTGGAATGAAACATGCAGCTCGGATTATGATCCCATTGAAGAAGGGCTCTATAATTTCTCTGTGCAGTGTTGCAAGTGCCATAGGGGGGCTCGGTCCACATGCCTACACAGGGTCCAAGCATGCTGTTTTAGGGCTCACCAAGAATGTTGCAGCTGAGCTTGGACTACATGGGATACGTGTCAACTGTGTTTCTCCTTATGCTGTTCCTACAGGCTTGGCTTTAGCTCACTTGCCGGAGGAGGAGAGAACTGAGGATGCCATGGCAGGTTTTCGTGATTTTACTGGGAGGAATGCTAACCTGCAGGGTGTAGAATTGACCACTGATGATGTGGCTAATGCTGTGCTATTCTTAGCAAGCGATGAAGCAAGGTATGTAAGCGGAGCTAATCTCATGGTTGATGGGGGCTTCACATGCTCAAATCACTCACTTCGGGTGTTTAGATGA
- the LOC121241023 gene encoding xanthoxin dehydrogenase-like isoform X2, which produces MIMSAAKFGGESSLPGQRLLGKVALITGGATGIGESIARLFHKNGAKVCIVDLQDNLGQHVCDTLGGEPNSCYFHCDVTKEDDVFRAVDFTVSKFGTLDVMVNNAGLLGSPCPDIRSADISEFEKLFDVNVKGVFLGMKHAARIMIPLKKGSIISLCSVASAIGGLGPHAYTGSKHAVLGLTKNVAAELGLHGIRVNCVSPYAVPTGLALAHLPEEERTEDAMAGFRDFTGRNANLQGVELTTDDVANAVLFLASDEARYVSGANLMVDGGFTCSNHSLRVFR; this is translated from the exons ATGATCATGTCTGCTGCCAAATTTGGTGGTGAGTCTTCACTTCCAGGCCAAAG ATTATTGGGGAAAGTGGCATTGATCACTGGAGGAGCCACTGGTATTGGAGAGAGCATTGCGCGCCTATTCCACAAAAATGGTGCAAAAGTTTGTATAGTTGACTTACAGGACAACCTTGGCCAGCATGTCTGTGATACCCTTGGTGGTGAACCAAACTCTTGTTATTTCCATTGTGATGTCACCAAAGAAGATGATGTTTTCCGTGCAGTTGACTTCACTGTCAGTAAATTTGGTACACTTGACGTCATGGTCAATAATGCTGGTTTGTTAGGTTCACCGTGTCCCGATATCCGCAGTGCAGACATATCGGAGTTTGAGAAGTTATTTGATGTAAATGTGAAGGGAGTCTTCCTTGGAATGAAACATGCAGCTCGGATTATGATCCCATTGAAGAAGGGCTCTATAATTTCTCTGTGCAGTGTTGCAAGTGCCATAGGGGGGCTCGGTCCACATGCCTACACAGGGTCCAAGCATGCTGTTTTAGGGCTCACCAAGAATGTTGCAGCTGAGCTTGGACTACATGGGATACGTGTCAACTGTGTTTCTCCTTATGCTGTTCCTACAGGCTTGGCTTTAGCTCACTTGCCGGAGGAGGAGAGAACTGAGGATGCCATGGCAGGTTTTCGTGATTTTACTGGGAGGAATGCTAACCTGCAGGGTGTAGAATTGACCACTGATGATGTGGCTAATGCTGTGCTATTCTTAGCAAGCGATGAAGCAAGGTATGTAAGCGGAGCTAATCTCATGGTTGATGGGGGCTTCACATGCTCAAATCACTCACTTCGGGTGTTTAGATGA
- the LOC121241023 gene encoding xanthoxin dehydrogenase-like isoform X4, with translation MQLLGKVALITGGATGIGESIARLFHKNGAKVCIVDLQDNLGQHVCDTLGGEPNSCYFHCDVTKEDDVFRAVDFTVSKFGTLDVMVNNAGLLGSPCPDIRSADISEFEKLFDVNVKGVFLGMKHAARIMIPLKKGSIISLCSVASAIGGLGPHAYTGSKHAVLGLTKNVAAELGLHGIRVNCVSPYAVPTGLALAHLPEEERTEDAMAGFRDFTGRNANLQGVELTTDDVANAVLFLASDEARYVSGANLMVDGGFTCSNHSLRVFR, from the exons ATGCA ATTATTGGGGAAAGTGGCATTGATCACTGGAGGAGCCACTGGTATTGGAGAGAGCATTGCGCGCCTATTCCACAAAAATGGTGCAAAAGTTTGTATAGTTGACTTACAGGACAACCTTGGCCAGCATGTCTGTGATACCCTTGGTGGTGAACCAAACTCTTGTTATTTCCATTGTGATGTCACCAAAGAAGATGATGTTTTCCGTGCAGTTGACTTCACTGTCAGTAAATTTGGTACACTTGACGTCATGGTCAATAATGCTGGTTTGTTAGGTTCACCGTGTCCCGATATCCGCAGTGCAGACATATCGGAGTTTGAGAAGTTATTTGATGTAAATGTGAAGGGAGTCTTCCTTGGAATGAAACATGCAGCTCGGATTATGATCCCATTGAAGAAGGGCTCTATAATTTCTCTGTGCAGTGTTGCAAGTGCCATAGGGGGGCTCGGTCCACATGCCTACACAGGGTCCAAGCATGCTGTTTTAGGGCTCACCAAGAATGTTGCAGCTGAGCTTGGACTACATGGGATACGTGTCAACTGTGTTTCTCCTTATGCTGTTCCTACAGGCTTGGCTTTAGCTCACTTGCCGGAGGAGGAGAGAACTGAGGATGCCATGGCAGGTTTTCGTGATTTTACTGGGAGGAATGCTAACCTGCAGGGTGTAGAATTGACCACTGATGATGTGGCTAATGCTGTGCTATTCTTAGCAAGCGATGAAGCAAGGTATGTAAGCGGAGCTAATCTCATGGTTGATGGGGGCTTCACATGCTCAAATCACTCACTTCGGGTGTTTAGATGA
- the LOC121241023 gene encoding xanthoxin dehydrogenase-like isoform X1: protein MIMSAAKFGGESSLPGQRLLGKVALITGGATGIGESIARLFHKHGAKVCIVDLQDNLGQHVCDTLGGEPNSFYFHCDVAKEDDVCRAVDFTVSRFGTLDIMVNNAGLSGSPCPDICSADILEFEKLFDVNVKGVFLGMKHAARIMIPLKKGSIVSLCSVASAIGGLGPHAYTGSKHAVLGLTKNVAAELGLHGIRVNCVSPYAVLTSLALAHLPEEERTEDAMAGFRDFTRRNANLQGVELTTDDVANAVLFLASDEARYVSGANLMVDGGFTCSNHSLRVFR, encoded by the exons ATGATCATGTCTGCTGCCAAATTTGGTGGTGAGTCTTCACTTCCAGGCCAAAG ATTATTGGGGAAAGTCGCATTGATTACAGGAGGAGCCACTGGTATTGGAGAGAGCATTGCGCGCCTATTCCACAAACATGGTGCAAAAGTTTGTATAGTTGACTTACAGGACAACCTTGGCCAGCATGTCTGTGATACCCTTGGTGGTGAACCAAACTCTTTTTATTTCCATTGTGATGTCGCCAAAGAAGATGATGTTTGCCGTGCAGTTGACTTCACTGTCAGTAGATTTGGTACACTTGACATCATGGTCAATAATGCTGGTTTGTCAGGTTCACCGTGTCCCGATATCTGCAGTGCAGACATATTGGAGTTTGAGAAGTTATTTGATGTAAATGTGAAGGGAGTCTTCCTTGGAATGAAACATGCAGCTCGGATTATGATCCCATTGAAGAAGGGCTCTATAGTTTCTCTGTGCAGTGTTGCAAGTGCCATAGGTGGGCTCGGTCCACATGCCTACACAGGGTCCAAGCACGCTGTTTTAGGGCTCACAAAGAATGTTGCAGCTGAGCTTGGACTACATGGGATACGTGTCAACTGTGTTTCTCCTTATGCTGTTCTAACAAGCTTGGCTTTAGCTCACTTGCCGGAGGAGGAGAGAACTGAGGATGCCATGGCTGGTTTTCGTGATTTTACTAGGAGGAATGCTAACCTGCAGGGAGTAGAATTGACCACTGATGATGTGGCTAATGCTGTGCTATTCTTAGCAAGCGATGAAGCAAGGTATGTAAGTGGAGCTAATCTCATGGTTGATGGGGGCTTCACATGCTCAAATCACTCACTTCGGGTGTTTAGATGA